The proteins below are encoded in one region of Chloroflexota bacterium:
- the argB gene encoding acetylglutamate kinase → MNKRFLVKIGGSTLGQEDTTLEDLVWLQGQGYQPIVVHGGGKTITQWLEKMAVPTKFVGGLRVTDEQSIEVVVAVLAGVVNKGLVASINALGGRAVGLSGADGAMVKGRVKDPQLGLVGEVTAVDGGPVEAAVAKGYIPVISPIGVLEQGGKATATLLNINADTAAAAIGGAMGVETCIFLTDVPGVKGTDGAVLPQLTPGRVKELIAGGVISGGMIPKVEACLQALTYVKAALILDGRAAHALRRSLTGAAVGTRIAQA, encoded by the coding sequence ATGAACAAACGATTTTTGGTGAAGATAGGCGGGAGCACGCTGGGCCAGGAGGATACGACGCTGGAAGACCTGGTCTGGCTGCAGGGCCAGGGCTACCAGCCGATCGTGGTGCACGGAGGCGGGAAGACGATCACGCAGTGGCTCGAGAAGATGGCGGTGCCGACCAAGTTCGTCGGCGGGCTGCGGGTCACGGACGAGCAGAGCATCGAGGTGGTGGTGGCCGTGCTGGCGGGGGTCGTCAACAAGGGGCTTGTCGCCTCCATCAACGCCCTGGGGGGGCGGGCCGTGGGCCTCAGCGGGGCGGACGGCGCGATGGTGAAGGGGCGCGTGAAGGACCCCCAACTGGGCCTGGTGGGGGAGGTCACCGCCGTGGACGGCGGGCCCGTGGAGGCGGCGGTGGCGAAGGGCTATATCCCGGTTATCTCGCCCATCGGCGTGCTGGAGCAGGGCGGCAAGGCAACGGCGACGCTGCTGAACATCAACGCCGATACGGCAGCGGCGGCGATCGGCGGCGCGATGGGCGTGGAGACGTGTATCTTTCTCACGGACGTCCCCGGCGTGAAGGGGACGGACGGCGCGGTGCTGCCGCAGCTGACGCCGGGGCGCGTCAAGGAGCTGATCGCGGGCGGCGTTATCTCCGGCGGCATGATCCCCAAAGTCGAGGCCTGCCTGCAGGCGCTGACGTACGTGAAGGCGGCGCTCATCCTTGACGGGCGAGCGGCGCACGCGCTGAGGCGGTCGCTCACCGGCGCTGCGGTGGGGACAAGGATAGCGCAGGCATGA
- a CDS encoding UPF0182 family protein, whose product MIFRRRWGRGPRPPRANGAEPKERQPRLRVRHILRIAIIVSIIILAWTGLSIARNVYTDWLWFDSVGYGDVYQKRIATRTWLFFAGAGVFLAAFIANALIAYRLSRGPSRIAPEKFAVAHGLLRLAIVLAGIILTALFGATTSSQWEHVLAFNNAAAFTDAGGKTIADPMWGHNPTFYVFNQPLFRFVQIWLLGLMLVLLIQALAIYVVNTATKGFLRAVNRKTKTHLGVILALFFMMIAWSFWFDISELPLASGGLNGTLFGASATDATARLFALRFMMAASLALGIGFIAAAWFHKGRFALFGLGGWVACTAILLVVFPAAYQRFSVSPSELARETEYIERNIAMTREAYLLNRIEVNAFDVQGNLSAADVFGSPGTINNIRLWDYRPLRDTYNQIQSLRPYYVFSDVDIDRYTVNGRELQVLLSARELAPDQLPQEAHTWVAQHLQYTHGYGVAMSPVTEFTGEGRPTFLIQDVPPKGTIPVTQPQIYYGERTRTHVLVNTKTQEFDYPTAQDSPVYTTFEGGGGVRLSSFARKAALAWRLGDFNLLISNERTPKTRVLYNRHIQERITKIAPFLRLDADPYVVVADGKLFWVQDAYTTTNRFPYSQRYRGDFNYIRNSVKIVTSAYDGSLDFYVSDPSDALLKTYASAFPSLFKPLGEMPASLRAHIRYPEGLFDVQEELYRTYHSTDARVYFTKEDVWGKPSEIFYNDLQPIEAYYVIMPLPGQQKEEFLLFVPFTAQNKPNMVAWLAARNDGEHYGKLTAYTFPKDKQVDGPAQVEARINNDPVISQQFALWNQQGSRVIRGNLLAIPLGTSLLFIEPVYLQASTLSFPELKRVIVVNGSNTPIMEPTLERALQVAFGLAPPSAIPGPGVTQPGGQQPAQPAPNLDELIRQAEQLLEQLKRLKGQPSR is encoded by the coding sequence ATGATCTTCCGCCGAAGGTGGGGACGAGGACCGCGGCCACCCCGGGCGAACGGGGCGGAGCCGAAGGAGCGCCAGCCGCGATTGCGGGTGCGGCACATCCTGCGCATCGCCATCATCGTCTCGATCATCATCCTGGCGTGGACGGGCCTATCCATCGCGCGGAACGTCTACACGGACTGGCTCTGGTTCGATTCGGTGGGCTACGGCGATGTCTACCAGAAGCGCATCGCCACGCGGACGTGGCTCTTCTTCGCGGGGGCGGGAGTCTTCCTGGCGGCGTTCATCGCAAACGCCCTGATCGCCTACCGGCTGTCACGGGGGCCATCGCGCATCGCGCCGGAAAAGTTCGCCGTCGCCCACGGGCTGCTGCGGCTCGCCATCGTGCTGGCGGGCATCATCCTGACGGCGCTCTTCGGCGCGACGACCTCCAGCCAGTGGGAGCATGTGCTGGCCTTCAACAACGCGGCGGCCTTCACGGACGCAGGCGGAAAGACCATAGCCGACCCGATGTGGGGGCACAACCCAACCTTCTATGTCTTCAACCAGCCGCTCTTCCGCTTCGTGCAGATCTGGCTGCTGGGCCTGATGCTGGTCCTCCTTATCCAGGCCCTGGCGATCTATGTGGTGAACACGGCGACGAAGGGCTTCCTCCGAGCAGTGAACCGCAAGACCAAGACGCACTTGGGGGTCATCCTGGCCCTCTTCTTCATGATGATCGCCTGGAGCTTCTGGTTCGATATCAGCGAACTGCCGCTGGCTTCGGGCGGGCTCAACGGCACGCTCTTCGGGGCCAGCGCCACGGACGCCACGGCGCGGCTCTTCGCCCTGCGCTTCATGATGGCGGCATCGCTGGCGCTGGGCATCGGCTTCATCGCGGCGGCGTGGTTCCACAAAGGTCGCTTCGCCCTCTTCGGCCTCGGCGGGTGGGTAGCCTGCACCGCGATCCTGCTCGTGGTTTTTCCGGCGGCCTACCAGCGGTTCAGCGTCTCCCCCAGCGAGCTGGCGCGGGAGACGGAATATATCGAGCGCAACATCGCGATGACGCGGGAGGCCTACCTGCTGAACCGGATCGAGGTGAACGCTTTTGACGTGCAGGGCAACCTAAGCGCGGCGGACGTCTTCGGCAGTCCGGGCACCATCAACAATATCCGCCTGTGGGACTACCGGCCCCTGCGCGACACGTACAACCAGATCCAGTCGCTGCGGCCCTATTACGTCTTCTCCGATGTGGATATTGACCGCTACACGGTGAACGGGCGCGAGCTGCAAGTGCTGCTCTCCGCCCGGGAACTGGCCCCGGACCAGCTGCCGCAGGAGGCCCATACCTGGGTGGCGCAGCATCTGCAATATACCCACGGCTACGGCGTGGCGATGAGCCCGGTGACGGAGTTCACGGGCGAAGGCAGGCCGACCTTTCTGATCCAGGACGTGCCGCCCAAGGGGACGATCCCCGTGACGCAGCCGCAGATCTACTACGGCGAGCGGACGCGCACCCACGTGCTGGTGAACACCAAGACGCAGGAGTTCGATTACCCCACGGCGCAGGACTCGCCGGTGTACACAACCTTCGAAGGGGGCGGCGGCGTGCGTCTCAGCTCCTTCGCGCGGAAGGCGGCGCTGGCCTGGCGGCTGGGCGATTTCAACCTGCTCATCAGCAATGAGCGGACACCGAAGACGCGGGTGCTCTACAACCGCCATATCCAGGAGCGCATCACCAAGATCGCGCCCTTCCTGCGGCTCGACGCGGACCCCTATGTCGTCGTCGCCGATGGGAAGCTTTTTTGGGTGCAGGACGCCTACACAACGACGAACCGCTTCCCGTACTCCCAGCGCTACCGGGGCGATTTCAACTACATCCGCAACAGCGTCAAGATCGTGACGAGCGCCTACGACGGCTCCCTGGACTTCTATGTGAGCGACCCCAGCGACGCGCTGCTCAAGACCTATGCCTCGGCCTTCCCTTCGCTCTTCAAGCCGTTGGGCGAGATGCCCGCCAGCCTGCGCGCCCATATCCGCTACCCGGAGGGTCTCTTTGACGTGCAGGAGGAGCTCTACCGCACCTACCACTCGACCGACGCGCGGGTCTACTTCACCAAGGAAGACGTGTGGGGGAAGCCATCGGAGATCTTCTACAACGACCTCCAGCCGATAGAGGCCTACTACGTCATCATGCCGCTGCCCGGCCAGCAGAAGGAGGAGTTCCTCCTCTTTGTGCCCTTCACGGCGCAGAACAAGCCCAATATGGTGGCCTGGCTTGCGGCGCGGAACGACGGCGAGCATTACGGCAAACTGACGGCCTACACCTTCCCCAAGGACAAGCAGGTGGACGGCCCGGCGCAGGTTGAGGCGCGCATCAACAACGACCCGGTCATCTCCCAGCAGTTCGCGCTTTGGAACCAGCAAGGGTCGCGCGTCATCCGCGGCAACCTGCTCGCCATCCCGCTGGGCACGTCGCTCCTCTTCATCGAGCCGGTCTACCTCCAGGCCTCAACCCTCAGCTTCCCCGAGCTGAAGCGCGTCATCGTGGTGAACGGCTCCAACACGCCGATCATGGAGCCGACGCTGGAGCGCGCCCTGCAGGTGGCCTTCGGCCTTGCGCCGCCTTCGGCGATACCGGGCCCCGGCGTGACGCAGCCCGGCGGCCAGCAACCGGCGCAGCCCGCGCCGAACCTGGACGAGCTCATCAGGCAGGCGGAGCAGCTGCTGGAGCAGCTGAAGCGCCTGAAGGGGCAGCCCTCGCGATAG